Proteins from a single region of Streptomyces spectabilis:
- a CDS encoding lipid II flippase MurJ — MITASGGGDTGALRAPGEAPVDVRPQAAAPDEEAGPGGGPAPSRGGSFLARAALVTAALSVAGSLLGLARDQALAHFFGAGTDTDAFLVAWTVPEMAATLLIEDGLAFFLVPAFSLALAQRGRGTGRDPVRALVAASLPRMCLCFAAAALVLALAAPWVVAALAPGLPDQRLAVDCTRLTATCALSFGLAGYCSAALRAHQRYTVPATIYVVYNAAIIATLALLAARWGVRAAAAGVAVGGALMVVAQVPSLVRQLRSGRGTGGSPAPAEPPSTRLRTTVIWTVLLFALCRQSQVLIERFLASSLPGGAISHLNYAQKVAQMPMALALMLCTVTFPVLARAQAEGQTLKARDRVERDVVMAGCVVLLGAAAVIAGAHPIIQLLFERGAFTPEDTAATASVMRVYSLGLLGHTLVGALARSYFAGGRVTWAPVTAMGLGIVATAGLGVLSVGTFGVYGIAASNAIGICLTATLLLRGMGPRTVPIRIPKVVAELAGLVLAAAVATLLGALCARSLTAPVPALLACGPTVLLTFVLVGWSLRVGPLVSAVSALGPALRKLASRHDR; from the coding sequence ATGATCACGGCCTCCGGGGGTGGGGACACGGGAGCGCTACGGGCTCCCGGGGAGGCCCCCGTCGACGTCCGTCCGCAAGCGGCGGCCCCTGACGAGGAGGCGGGCCCCGGCGGCGGGCCCGCGCCCTCGCGGGGCGGCAGCTTCCTCGCCAGGGCCGCGCTCGTCACCGCCGCCCTGTCCGTCGCCGGGTCCCTGCTCGGGCTCGCGCGGGACCAGGCGCTCGCGCACTTCTTCGGCGCGGGGACCGACACCGATGCCTTCCTGGTGGCCTGGACCGTGCCGGAGATGGCGGCCACGCTCCTCATCGAGGACGGCCTGGCCTTCTTCCTCGTACCGGCGTTCAGCCTGGCCCTCGCACAGCGCGGGCGCGGCACCGGGCGCGACCCCGTGCGGGCCCTGGTCGCCGCGTCGCTGCCCCGGATGTGTCTGTGCTTCGCGGCCGCCGCCCTGGTCCTCGCCCTCGCGGCGCCCTGGGTGGTGGCGGCCCTGGCGCCCGGCCTGCCGGACCAACGCCTTGCCGTGGACTGCACGCGGCTCACGGCGACCTGCGCGCTCTCCTTCGGCCTCGCGGGCTACTGCAGCGCCGCCCTCCGCGCCCACCAGCGCTACACCGTGCCCGCCACGATCTACGTCGTCTACAACGCGGCCATCATCGCCACGCTCGCCCTGCTCGCCGCGCGGTGGGGGGTCCGGGCGGCGGCGGCCGGGGTCGCGGTGGGCGGCGCGTTGATGGTGGTCGCGCAAGTTCCCTCGCTGGTCCGGCAGTTGCGGAGCGGCCGCGGCACGGGAGGCTCACCGGCGCCGGCCGAGCCGCCCTCCACCCGGCTGCGGACCACCGTCATCTGGACCGTGCTGCTCTTCGCGCTCTGCCGCCAGTCGCAGGTCCTCATCGAGCGGTTCCTGGCCTCGTCGCTGCCCGGCGGCGCCATCTCGCATCTGAACTACGCGCAGAAGGTCGCGCAGATGCCGATGGCCCTGGCCCTGATGCTGTGCACCGTCACCTTCCCCGTCCTGGCCCGGGCGCAGGCCGAAGGGCAGACCCTCAAGGCGCGGGACCGCGTGGAGCGCGACGTCGTGATGGCCGGGTGCGTGGTGCTGCTCGGCGCGGCCGCCGTGATCGCCGGGGCGCATCCGATCATCCAACTCCTCTTCGAGCGCGGCGCGTTCACCCCCGAGGACACCGCCGCCACGGCCTCCGTCATGCGCGTGTACTCGCTGGGGCTCCTCGGCCACACCCTCGTCGGCGCCCTCGCCCGCTCGTACTTCGCGGGCGGCCGCGTCACCTGGGCGCCGGTGACCGCGATGGGCCTCGGCATCGTCGCCACGGCCGGCCTCGGCGTACTGAGCGTCGGCACGTTCGGGGTGTACGGGATCGCCGCCTCCAACGCCATCGGCATCTGCCTCACCGCCACGCTGCTGCTGCGCGGCATGGGCCCGCGCACCGTCCCCATCCGCATCCCCAAGGTCGTCGCGGAGCTGGCCGGGCTCGTGCTCGCCGCCGCCGTCGCCACGCTCCTGGGCGCGCTCTGCGCACGCTCACTGACCGCACCGGTGCCCGCCCTGCTGGCCTGCGGCCCGACCGTGCTCCTGACCTTCGTCCTGGTGGGCTGGTCCCTGCGTGTCGGCCCGCTGGTCTCCGCCGTCTCCGCCCTCGGCCCCGCCCTACGAAAGCTGGCTTCGCGTCATGACCGCTGA
- a CDS encoding O-antigen ligase family protein, with protein MPTADHALAPPPASAPPLLTPLASAARRAAPVLPVVAVVALLALPVPSGGSGDGPQITVADVASGLVVALCVLTAVRSARRPLTRAAALLFGLPVVGVTVAACAAPTGGAALAGAARYLQVFVLVPLAVLSLLRDGRDVRVVAWAFVGLAGWQGGLGVHQYVTGTGASYMGEDIRAVGTFGPTDVMGMATVVSFGLVCALSLAFRDGAPRQRAAAITCAVLLLVPLALSFSRGAWIATAAACGAVLVLSGVQRALRVLLAATAAAVVLVGGFGVGSQMLQQRLGSITDVADAPDQSVTDRYTMWAASLDMWRERPLTGVGLKGFPEYRDSHASVALSSGSDTAGAGHGFARQPLLSPHNMYLLILSEQGLLGLCALTGCWVGLLVCGLRRWARTRALPVTAPGDRLDCALLACGLLVWQLVDFLYADIGGPSTVLTAVVLGVAAWWGVGDHTRRREVPTP; from the coding sequence GTGCCCACCGCTGACCACGCGCTGGCGCCGCCGCCCGCATCCGCCCCGCCGTTGCTCACACCGCTGGCGTCCGCGGCACGGCGCGCCGCGCCCGTGCTGCCCGTCGTCGCCGTGGTGGCGCTGCTCGCGCTTCCGGTGCCCTCCGGGGGCTCCGGCGACGGCCCGCAGATCACCGTCGCCGACGTGGCGTCGGGGCTCGTCGTGGCCCTGTGCGTCCTGACCGCCGTACGCTCCGCGCGGCGCCCGCTGACCCGGGCGGCGGCGCTCCTGTTCGGTCTGCCCGTGGTCGGTGTGACGGTCGCCGCGTGTGCCGCGCCGACCGGTGGTGCCGCGCTCGCCGGGGCCGCCCGCTACCTCCAGGTCTTCGTCCTGGTGCCGCTCGCCGTCCTCTCGCTGCTCCGGGACGGCCGTGACGTACGCGTGGTGGCCTGGGCGTTCGTCGGGCTCGCGGGGTGGCAGGGCGGGCTCGGCGTGCACCAGTACGTCACCGGGACCGGCGCCTCGTACATGGGTGAGGACATCCGCGCCGTCGGGACGTTCGGGCCGACGGACGTCATGGGGATGGCCACCGTCGTGTCCTTCGGCCTTGTCTGCGCCCTTTCCCTCGCCTTCCGCGACGGTGCGCCCCGGCAGCGGGCCGCCGCCATCACCTGCGCGGTCCTGCTGCTCGTGCCGCTCGCCCTGTCCTTCAGCCGGGGCGCGTGGATCGCCACCGCGGCGGCCTGCGGCGCGGTCCTGGTGCTCTCCGGGGTGCAGCGGGCGCTGCGCGTGCTGCTCGCCGCGACCGCCGCGGCCGTGGTCCTCGTCGGCGGCTTCGGCGTGGGCTCGCAGATGCTCCAGCAGCGCCTCGGCAGCATCACCGACGTCGCGGACGCGCCCGACCAGTCGGTCACCGACCGGTACACGATGTGGGCCGCCTCCCTCGACATGTGGCGCGAGCGCCCGCTCACCGGCGTGGGCCTCAAGGGCTTCCCCGAGTACCGGGACAGCCACGCCTCGGTCGCGCTCTCCTCCGGCAGCGACACCGCGGGCGCGGGCCACGGCTTCGCCCGCCAGCCGCTCCTCTCCCCGCACAACATGTATCTGCTGATCCTCAGCGAGCAGGGGCTGCTCGGCCTGTGCGCCCTCACGGGCTGCTGGGTGGGCCTCCTGGTGTGCGGGCTGCGGCGCTGGGCCCGCACGCGGGCGCTGCCCGTCACCGCGCCCGGCGACCGCCTGGACTGCGCGCTCCTGGCCTGCGGCCTCCTCGTGTGGCAGCTGGTCGACTTCCTGTACGCCGACATCGGCGGGCCCTCGACGGTGCTCACGGCCGTCGTCCTCGGGGTCGCGGCCTGGTGGGGGGTCGGCGACCACACGCGGCGGCGAGAGGTACCGACACCATGA
- a CDS encoding exopolysaccharide biosynthesis polyprenyl glycosylphosphotransferase codes for MSAERTVTTSSGELRQHQQDPAAAVVVAPREALATRVEHGTWQPARQRPVLWPLLAADGAAAALGVCAYAEYTSGYDAARTSVTSWAAAVALLAAVVIALHAHGGLYRPPRMPRVLDELPALGGRVAVAWCVTATCATSLSGLPVLPPLAPLASPSPVPLLTACAAHCALGALGRALVYWRFRRALTRGPRPVLVLGHGPRARAVAIALLRQPRCGMRPVGVVCDPAEPADRGQDPAPGLPVLSTVDELQRAAIQNDIRTVLIATGRTDSREHWLPALRALGCDLWELAPAGAPARHQHVAGFPCRPLPPGGPLRTSLRKRALDVLVSAALLVVAAPVLVVCAALLRALEGPGIVFRQERVGKDGRPFTLLKFRTHRPADPQEAATRWSVADEHRMSAYCRFLRRTSLDELPQLWNVLRGDMSLVGPRPERPYFVAQFSQKYPDYAHRHRMPTGITGLAQIHGLRGDTSIEDRCRFDNTYIDSWSFWQDLCILLRTVSCLVRHSGS; via the coding sequence GTGAGTGCGGAACGAACCGTCACCACCTCGTCAGGGGAGCTGAGACAGCACCAGCAGGACCCGGCCGCGGCCGTCGTCGTGGCGCCCCGGGAGGCGCTGGCCACGCGTGTCGAGCACGGCACCTGGCAGCCCGCGCGCCAACGCCCGGTGCTCTGGCCGCTGTTGGCCGCCGACGGGGCCGCGGCGGCACTCGGGGTGTGCGCGTACGCCGAATACACCTCGGGGTACGACGCCGCCCGGACGTCGGTCACGTCCTGGGCCGCCGCGGTGGCTCTCCTGGCCGCGGTCGTCATCGCGCTCCACGCCCACGGCGGTCTGTACCGGCCTCCGCGGATGCCCCGCGTGCTCGACGAACTGCCCGCGCTCGGCGGCCGCGTGGCGGTCGCCTGGTGCGTGACGGCCACGTGCGCGACGTCGCTGTCCGGGCTGCCCGTCCTGCCGCCGCTCGCCCCGCTCGCCTCCCCGTCGCCCGTCCCGCTCCTGACGGCGTGCGCTGCGCACTGCGCGCTCGGCGCGCTCGGCCGGGCGCTGGTGTACTGGCGTTTCCGCAGGGCGCTCACGCGCGGGCCCCGGCCGGTGCTCGTCCTCGGCCACGGACCGCGTGCCCGCGCGGTCGCCATCGCGCTACTGCGCCAGCCCCGGTGCGGGATGCGCCCGGTCGGCGTCGTCTGCGACCCCGCGGAGCCGGCCGACCGGGGCCAGGACCCGGCGCCCGGCCTTCCGGTGCTCTCCACCGTGGACGAACTCCAGCGCGCCGCCATCCAGAACGACATCCGCACCGTCCTGATCGCCACCGGCCGTACGGACTCCCGCGAGCACTGGCTGCCCGCCCTGCGCGCACTCGGTTGCGACCTGTGGGAGCTCGCCCCGGCGGGCGCCCCCGCACGGCACCAGCACGTGGCCGGGTTCCCGTGCCGCCCGCTGCCGCCCGGCGGTCCGCTCCGCACCAGCCTGCGCAAGCGCGCCCTGGACGTGCTGGTGTCGGCCGCGCTCCTTGTGGTCGCCGCGCCGGTCCTGGTGGTGTGCGCGGCGCTGCTGCGTGCCCTGGAGGGGCCCGGGATCGTGTTCCGCCAGGAGCGCGTCGGCAAGGACGGCCGCCCGTTCACCCTGCTCAAGTTCCGCACCCACCGGCCCGCCGACCCGCAGGAGGCCGCCACCCGGTGGAGCGTCGCCGACGAGCACCGGATGAGCGCGTACTGCCGCTTCCTGCGCCGCACCTCCCTCGACGAGCTGCCGCAGTTGTGGAACGTGCTGCGCGGCGACATGAGCCTGGTCGGGCCGCGCCCCGAACGTCCCTACTTCGTCGCCCAGTTCAGCCAGAAGTACCCCGACTACGCGCACCGCCACCGCATGCCCACCGGCATCACCGGGCTCGCCCAGATCCACGGCCTGCGCGGTGACACCTCCATCGAGGACCGGTGCCGCTTCGACAACACGTACATCGACAGCTGGTCCTTCTGGCAGGACCTGTGCATCCTGCTGCGCACCGTCAGCTGTCTCGTACGACACTCGGGGAGCTGA
- a CDS encoding glycosyltransferase, with protein sequence MPQPVLPPPRVLHVSQPVDGGVARVVLDLVAAQRAAGLDVHVASPGGVLAGGRGHAWAATRSPGPALWSEVRELARVVSLVRPDLVHAHSAKAGLAVRLAVRGRVPTVFQPHAWSFEAVGGVTAALARAWERHGARWTARLVCVSEAERHTGRRAGVGGAARVVPNGIAVDRFPPLDRGASRAALPLPPARDAATPLVVCVGRLCRQKGQDVLLRAWPAVTAALPAARLALVGDGPDAGALRARADGSVLFAGAVPDAAPWYRAADVVVLPSRWEGMALAPLEAMACARPVVVTEVNGARESLPSDLVPHALVPPENPDALARALIALLEDRALRDRLGDRARHHVLDHHDVRHTARAIEEVYRELLGTAPPTYAAATKDRECTNP encoded by the coding sequence ATGCCGCAGCCGGTGCTCCCTCCCCCGCGTGTCCTGCACGTCAGCCAGCCCGTGGACGGCGGCGTCGCGCGCGTGGTCCTGGACCTCGTCGCGGCCCAGCGCGCCGCGGGGCTCGACGTCCACGTGGCCAGCCCCGGAGGCGTCCTCGCGGGCGGCCGCGGCCACGCCTGGGCGGCGACCCGCTCCCCCGGGCCCGCGCTGTGGTCCGAGGTCCGCGAGCTCGCCCGCGTCGTGTCGCTCGTACGCCCGGACCTCGTCCACGCCCACAGCGCCAAGGCGGGCCTCGCCGTGCGGCTCGCCGTGCGCGGGCGCGTGCCCACCGTCTTCCAGCCGCACGCCTGGTCGTTCGAGGCCGTCGGCGGGGTGACGGCCGCGCTCGCCCGCGCCTGGGAACGGCACGGCGCCCGCTGGACGGCCCGGCTCGTGTGCGTCAGCGAGGCCGAACGGCACACCGGGCGGCGCGCGGGCGTCGGCGGCGCGGCCCGGGTCGTGCCCAACGGCATCGCCGTCGACCGCTTCCCGCCCCTGGACAGGGGAGCGAGCCGGGCCGCGCTTCCGCTGCCCCCCGCACGCGACGCCGCGACACCCCTGGTGGTGTGCGTGGGGCGGCTGTGCCGGCAGAAGGGGCAGGACGTGCTGCTCCGGGCCTGGCCAGCCGTCACCGCGGCGCTGCCCGCCGCCCGCCTCGCCCTCGTCGGCGACGGTCCCGACGCCGGGGCCCTGCGGGCGCGCGCCGACGGCTCGGTGCTCTTCGCCGGGGCCGTCCCGGACGCGGCGCCCTGGTACCGCGCCGCCGACGTCGTCGTCCTGCCGTCGCGCTGGGAGGGCATGGCCCTGGCCCCGCTGGAGGCCATGGCGTGCGCCCGGCCCGTCGTCGTCACCGAGGTCAACGGCGCGCGCGAGAGCCTGCCGTCCGACCTCGTGCCCCACGCCCTGGTGCCTCCGGAGAACCCCGACGCCCTGGCCCGCGCGCTCATCGCCCTCCTTGAGGACCGGGCGCTGCGCGACCGGCTCGGTGACCGGGCGCGCCACCACGTACTCGACCACCACGACGTGCGGCACACCGCCCGCGCGATCGAGGAGGTCTACCGCGAACTGCTCGGCACGGCACCCCCCACGTACGCGGCCGCCACGAAGGACAGGGAGTGCACCAACCCGTGA
- a CDS encoding chaplin → MSRTTKALALSAVAAAAVAGGAGVAAADSGAQGAATNSPGVVSGNVIQVPVHVPVNVCGNTINVIGLLNPAFGNTCVND, encoded by the coding sequence ATGTCGCGTACCACCAAGGCTCTCGCCCTCTCCGCCGTCGCGGCCGCCGCCGTGGCCGGTGGCGCCGGTGTCGCCGCCGCCGACAGCGGCGCGCAGGGTGCCGCCACCAACTCCCCCGGCGTCGTCTCCGGCAACGTCATCCAGGTGCCGGTGCACGTCCCCGTGAACGTCTGCGGCAACACGATCAACGTGATCGGCCTGCTGAACCCGGCGTTCGGCAACACCTGCGTCAACGACTGA
- a CDS encoding chaplin family protein, which produces MNTAKKAALALAAAGMAAGAASGTAFADADAAADAAHSPGVGSGNVGQIPVNVPVNVVGNTANLIGALNPAFGNSGANN; this is translated from the coding sequence ATGAACACTGCCAAGAAGGCCGCTCTCGCCCTCGCCGCCGCCGGTATGGCCGCGGGTGCCGCGTCGGGGACCGCTTTCGCCGACGCCGACGCCGCCGCTGACGCCGCGCACTCCCCGGGCGTCGGCTCGGGCAACGTCGGCCAGATCCCGGTGAACGTCCCGGTCAACGTCGTGGGCAACACCGCCAACCTGATCGGCGCCCTGAACCCGGCGTTCGGCAACAGCGGCGCGAACAACTGA
- a CDS encoding DUF5949 family protein — MTTKPSEQRPFRVADMGTLGVIAWSGEHPEEEKDMAFLMAYPLGDAEGGPDASAEAVGALLHNSGLPVGGPLLDGARNPSLPVTLLVEAGQAVVTMPHVNAQCVVPPEWLAAVRDRGHAYFIMTTRAWPDGAPGVPVSEENLRNFAGDEETLTNATHCLLPVQRLRG, encoded by the coding sequence ATGACCACGAAACCGAGTGAGCAGCGTCCTTTCCGAGTGGCCGACATGGGCACCCTCGGCGTCATCGCCTGGAGCGGTGAACACCCCGAGGAGGAAAAGGACATGGCCTTTCTCATGGCCTATCCCCTGGGGGACGCGGAGGGCGGCCCGGACGCCTCGGCTGAGGCCGTCGGCGCGCTGCTGCACAACTCCGGTCTGCCGGTCGGCGGCCCGCTCCTGGACGGCGCGCGGAACCCCAGCCTCCCGGTGACGCTGCTCGTCGAGGCCGGGCAGGCGGTCGTGACCATGCCGCACGTCAACGCCCAGTGTGTGGTCCCGCCCGAGTGGCTCGCCGCCGTACGGGACCGGGGGCACGCGTACTTCATCATGACCACGCGCGCGTGGCCGGACGGTGCGCCCGGCGTACCCGTGTCGGAGGAGAACCTGAGGAACTTCGCGGGCGACGAGGAGACCCTCACCAACGCCACGCACTGCCTGCTGCCGGTGCAGCGGCTGCGCGGCTGA
- a CDS encoding tyrosinase family oxidase copper chaperone — translation MTAAPGTPLIHRLGRRHLLGAAAAATLASVGVMRAALARATPPGAPDEGSFDEMYRGRRIQGDPVLGERGAGPSAWRVTVDGRQLGLMRRADGSYLTMVDHYGSYESPLAAARGAVDELGVTARLSGHTH, via the coding sequence ATGACCGCAGCGCCCGGTACGCCACTGATCCACCGCCTCGGGCGGCGCCACCTCCTTGGCGCCGCGGCCGCGGCCACGCTCGCCTCCGTCGGGGTGATGCGGGCGGCCCTGGCGCGGGCCACCCCGCCGGGCGCGCCCGACGAGGGCTCCTTCGACGAGATGTACCGGGGGCGGCGCATCCAGGGCGACCCGGTCCTGGGCGAGCGCGGCGCGGGCCCGTCGGCGTGGCGCGTCACGGTCGACGGCCGGCAGCTCGGCCTCATGCGCCGGGCCGACGGCAGCTATCTGACCATGGTCGACCACTACGGGTCGTACGAGAGCCCGCTCGCGGCCGCCCGCGGGGCCGTGGACGAGCTCGGGGTGACGGCGCGGCTCAGCGGTCACACGCACTGA
- a CDS encoding tyrosinase family protein, protein MAYTRKNQNRLTGAERRRFVDAVLSLKRRGEYDEFVRTHIDFYVADGENRLRVAHMTPTFLPWHRRFLLDFERALQRVDDAVTVPYWDWTRDRTPAASLWGEDFLGGNGRAGDRQVLTGPFARRGGHWRIKESVTDGDFLTRAFGNPSNPIELPTPADVEWAMKDSRYDVPPWDSRADGGFRNKLEGWTSGVGTARWRNHNRVHRWVGGHMLGGGSVNDPVFWLNHAFVDLLWSRWEREHRRGARFLPERPPGLGEPGHGRVVARNEPMPPWRTTPGDMLDHERIYRYV, encoded by the coding sequence GTGGCCTACACACGCAAGAACCAGAACCGGCTGACCGGGGCCGAGCGGCGCAGATTCGTGGACGCCGTACTGAGCCTGAAGCGCCGGGGCGAGTACGACGAATTCGTCCGCACGCACATCGACTTCTACGTGGCGGACGGCGAGAACCGGCTCAGGGTCGCCCATATGACGCCCACGTTCCTGCCCTGGCACCGGCGCTTCCTGCTCGACTTCGAGCGGGCCCTGCAGCGCGTCGACGACGCGGTCACCGTCCCCTACTGGGACTGGACGCGCGACCGCACCCCGGCCGCGTCCCTGTGGGGCGAGGACTTCCTGGGCGGGAACGGGCGCGCGGGCGACCGGCAGGTGCTCACGGGCCCGTTCGCGCGCCGCGGCGGCCACTGGCGGATCAAGGAGAGCGTCACCGACGGGGACTTCCTCACCCGCGCGTTCGGCAACCCCTCGAACCCGATCGAGCTGCCCACGCCCGCCGACGTGGAGTGGGCGATGAAGGATTCCCGGTACGACGTCCCGCCCTGGGACTCGCGGGCGGACGGGGGCTTCCGCAACAAGCTGGAGGGCTGGACGTCCGGCGTGGGCACCGCGCGGTGGCGCAACCACAACCGCGTGCACCGCTGGGTCGGCGGACACATGCTGGGCGGCGGCTCCGTGAACGACCCGGTGTTCTGGCTGAACCACGCCTTCGTGGACCTGCTGTGGAGCCGCTGGGAGCGCGAGCACCGCAGGGGCGCGCGGTTCCTGCCGGAGCGCCCGCCGGGCCTCGGTGAGCCGGGGCACGGCCGCGTCGTCGCCCGGAACGAGCCGATGCCCCCGTGGCGTACGACGCCGGGCGACATGCTCGACCACGAGCGGATCTATCGCTACGTGTGA
- a CDS encoding chaplin, translating into MSRIAKAAALTLGAGAVVLGGAGLASADADAHGVAKNSPGVLSGNLIQVPVHVPVNVCGNTIDVVGLLNPAFGNTCVNNGGTGGDGGYGH; encoded by the coding sequence ATGTCTCGCATCGCGAAGGCAGCCGCCCTCACGCTCGGCGCGGGTGCCGTCGTGCTGGGCGGCGCCGGACTCGCCTCGGCGGACGCCGACGCGCACGGCGTGGCCAAGAATTCCCCCGGCGTCCTCTCCGGCAACCTGATCCAGGTGCCGGTCCACGTCCCGGTCAACGTCTGCGGCAACACCATCGACGTCGTCGGTCTGCTGAACCCGGCGTTCGGCAACACCTGCGTCAACAACGGCGGCACCGGCGGCGACGGCGGCTACGGCCACTGA
- a CDS encoding M23 family metallopeptidase — protein sequence MILLASGALGMAGTPPDDVADRDDVLDHEDVLDHDDLVDPDGLVDPDDPDDLLTPDDVTDPGDVTDPHDDCAADYDPHFEDDLAAADAAVPEVRALTGPPRRFARPLRRRFRVSARYGIRGNWIAGHHTGIDLAVPRGTPVYAVGSGVVVLARWSGAYGKAVTVRMPDGHYALYAHLNRISVRQGARIRTGTRIGSSGSTGRATGPHLHLEIRSRRGYGSDINPVRYLARRGVRLT from the coding sequence GTGATCCTGCTCGCCTCAGGCGCGCTCGGCATGGCGGGCACACCGCCGGACGACGTCGCGGACCGCGACGACGTCCTTGACCACGAGGACGTCCTGGACCACGACGACCTCGTCGATCCGGACGGCCTCGTCGACCCCGACGACCCCGACGACCTCCTGACCCCGGACGACGTCACGGACCCGGGTGACGTCACGGACCCGCACGACGACTGCGCGGCCGACTACGACCCGCACTTCGAGGACGACCTGGCGGCGGCCGACGCCGCGGTCCCCGAGGTCCGCGCGCTCACGGGCCCGCCACGCCGCTTCGCACGGCCGCTGCGCCGCCGCTTCCGCGTGAGCGCCCGCTACGGCATCCGCGGCAACTGGATCGCGGGCCACCACACCGGCATCGACCTGGCCGTGCCCCGGGGCACCCCGGTGTACGCCGTCGGCTCCGGAGTCGTCGTGCTCGCCCGCTGGTCAGGGGCGTACGGCAAGGCGGTCACGGTGCGCATGCCGGACGGCCACTACGCGCTGTACGCGCATCTGAACCGCATCTCCGTGCGGCAGGGCGCGCGCATCCGCACCGGCACCCGCATCGGCAGCAGCGGCAGCACCGGGCGCGCCACGGGCCCCCACCTCCACCTGGAGATCCGGTCCCGGCGCGGCTACGGCTCGGACATCAACCCGGTCAGATACCTGGCTCGGCGCGGGGTGCGGCTCACCTAG
- a CDS encoding chemotaxis protein CheB gives MTAHQPFEATAEDAYVVVAVASSAGGIHALSVLLGDLGEDLPVPVLVVQHLDPRHRTVIADVLARRTELQVKLAEEGERVLPGTVYVAPPDRHLLVGSDGVLALSNSALVHFVRPSADLLFESMAGAYGPQAIACVLTGTGVDGAMGVDAVKTRGGTVIAQDPQTAEFKSMPEAALGTGAVDFVLPLEEIAAVIRGLVETKRQ, from the coding sequence GTGACGGCTCATCAGCCCTTTGAGGCGACTGCCGAGGACGCGTATGTCGTAGTGGCCGTCGCATCGTCGGCCGGAGGCATCCACGCCCTGAGCGTGCTCCTCGGCGACCTGGGCGAGGACCTGCCCGTGCCCGTCCTCGTCGTCCAGCACCTCGACCCGCGCCACCGCACGGTCATCGCCGACGTGCTCGCCCGCCGCACGGAGCTGCAAGTGAAGCTCGCGGAGGAGGGGGAGCGGGTGCTGCCGGGCACCGTGTACGTCGCGCCGCCGGACCGGCATCTGCTGGTGGGCTCCGACGGCGTCCTGGCCCTGTCGAACAGCGCCCTCGTCCATTTCGTACGCCCCTCGGCGGATCTTTTGTTCGAATCGATGGCGGGCGCGTACGGGCCACAGGCCATCGCGTGCGTGCTGACCGGGACGGGTGTCGACGGAGCGATGGGCGTGGACGCCGTGAAGACGCGCGGAGGTACCGTCATCGCCCAGGATCCGCAGACCGCGGAATTCAAGAGCATGCCTGAGGCGGCCCTGGGTACGGGAGCAGTTGACTTCGTGCTACCCCTTGAGGAGATCGCCGCGGTCATCCGCGGGCTTGTCGAAACCAAGAGGCAGTGA